TGCCACGTAAAACTCTTTGTTTGGTTATTTATGTGTTTTCTAACAGATAAACATAACAATGTTACCATGTGCTTTACTGGCTGGGACTATTATAAGCTAGTTTGTTCAGAATGAAACTGAAAGTACACATCTTGTTCTATTTGAGGAAGCACAGACTCCTTCCTTGGTAACAGGACAATCTGTACTGAGTTTGCTGCACCGGACAGTCATAGGCTGGAACTAAAACAACAATATGACAATTACCAGGACCATTGCTGTGACTGGCTACAGTGTGGTCTCGCTATCTTAGGCCATCTCAAGACTAAACAAGCAAATGGGTTTGTCCATACTGCACTGAATATAATGAAACATTTATACTATACCAAAAGTGAGATTCCCACGGTGACAAGATCGGGCTCGTACATCTACATGACTGTAATGAGATCCATTTTATTTACCATAAAGAATAACAGACCACTGCGGGATCAGCAGTAGCGAGAATAGCATTGGGTTCTGCTGCATCAAGAGGATCCTAGAACCTACATGCGATTTCTATtggttcatcctcctcctataCTGTGGATTTGTGGATCCCCCTTGTGGGGTGTGTTGTGAAACAAATCCAAAGTGTCGTCAGGACAATGCTACAGTCATCTATTCTAGGAACAGATGCTAAACGTGCCCACCTTTGTTCTTCCCGGCTAGCTTGTTCATGAGGTAGGACTTGCCAGTGCGGTACAAGcccaccaccgccaccaccaccacatgctGGTCTATCTGCTTCAGGATGTCCTGTGCAGCAGGCACCACATGCAGTTTCCCCTCTCGGTCACTCTCCACCAGGCACACCGGCTCCTTCATGCTGACTGTTCCAGACATCACAGCTCTGCTGAGAGAGACACAACGAGGACAAGAACTCAGAAAGTTTCCGTTTGAAATTGCAGGCCGGCAACCAACCGATCTGTGAGGTACTGCAATTAAGGAAACTTCCAAGGGTTAAGTTCTTTCCGCAATTAAAGATGACCCATATTCATCTCCAGCTGTAATACCAGGTTATAGACCACGACCACGCccgacattacatttacattacatttagtcatttagcagacgctcttatccagagcgacttacagtaagtacagggacattctccccgaggcaagtagggtgaagtgccttgcccaaggacacaaggtcatttttgcacggccgggaatcgaactggcaaccttctgattactagcccgcttccctaaccgctcagccaccgacACATTCATACTGCTGTTCatctgtttagttttttttattattgcaaAAATGTTAACAACGAAAGATGACCCATATTCAAAGATGACACTTATTTTTTTCCCCCAATGATTATTGCACCAAAAAAAGTATCGCAGCTAATGGGCGCTTAGCAGCTAGTGTGTCCCAGGCCTTATCAGCAAGGCCCTCAACTGATACTCTCTCACTTATCATGCACAGCCCAACTGCACTGTTAAACTGCACTCTCaaattgttagttttattttatattgtatagttccgtattttgttgtacatttctATACACATTTAAATTTGTATATTGATATTAACTATAAGCACGCACACTCACTTTAAGATTTTATGACTCAATATGTTTATTATATGTTaattgtatgcacctgcccaccacagCAAATTCcccctcaaaccccccccccccgccccccctgaaATGGTGACATAAAATGGAACCCTGATTATAATATGGCTCGCGTACCCAGCAGGCTATACAATACATGATTCGGATCTATTGTCGAACAAAAACGAGCCACATTTATATTGTTTGTGTAATTTTGTAATTGTGCCGTTAGGGATAGGCGTTAACTTTAACGAGCCATGCGGTTCTGTAATGTGAGGCGCAGAGTTACTCGGACAACAGAAATAACCTATATGCTCTTCTTTAGAGGATTCGCGGATCTTTTCTGATTCTTGATGTTCTGCTTGATCTAGGTCTATATAAACAATGTTTAGGTCGCTTTGAATTGAAGtgtatgctaaatgaataaaatacaaaaaatgtaaATAGAAAAGTGAGCAACATTATTAACGCCCGGAATAGGCCCATAACTTACCTAAACTGGGAATCTAGATCCAAATATTACGAGGCTGGCGACCAGGAGGCTCTGTACTGTAGTCAAACTTCTGCTAAATGCTCTCTTGATGGAGCTATAGTCACTTATAGGCTAGTCATCGAAACTGAAACTAAGTGTCTACATATGACGAATAGCTTTGTCTCTTTTTGTGCACAATTTTTCTGGAGAGAAtccaatattatatatatatatatatcttccaAAACTGCTAGCTATCAATatgaaaataaacgtttttacagCAAGCTAGCTAGTATGCTGCTAGCTAACGTAGCTTAGCTCAAATAAAAGCTTTCAGAACTGGAAACACTGGATTTTATTCGCAGACATTCTGGGATCTGCATGTCAATCTGAAACTGAAAGCAATAGCCTAGCTGATTACTTAAAAAAACTGTTGTAAACTGAGAAAATGTAATCGCTGTTAATTTGTGGATTTATGACAGGGTGTGGTGGGCTACACCCTGCACCATCGCATAAAATGACAAACCATTACAAGGAAACGATGTGTCAGTAAAACAGTTTCAGATTTTCTAGGTTTTTAATATATCATAGCTCAGATCAGATGAAGTCCCAGATACGTTTGTCGAACTGTCACTCAAGTTAAAGCGAACTTCTTTATGAATATCATCAGAGAatgtccttaaacaggctctgatatCATCCTGAATGGGCATTTTTGATTGGACCATTTCCTTTACGTCATTTGCTTCTAACTTGAACCCAAACATTTCCCCGCGTTGAGAAGTTGTCTTCCTACTGCAGGATCCtgtggttagctagctagccagctagtttTGTAAAGATGTCGAACTCACAGAAAACTAACGGTAGATATTTGTGGTGGGCTCTTATGGGTCTTGGAATTCAGCCCGAAGTTGCGGCATCACACGGAGCCAGCAAAGGCAGTATCAAACACATAAATCTTGGACCGTGAGTCTTTTTGCGTAACTTCCAAAACtgctagctaacgctagctactaGCTATCAATatgaaaataaacgtttttacagCAAGCTAGCTAGTATGCTGCTAGCTAACGTAGCTTAGCTAAAATAAAAGCTTTCAGAACCGACTCAGCGTTGGATATAGCAATTTACTAGCGTAGTTAATACTAGCCTATTGACAGCACTGTATAGTAGCTAGACTAAGTCAGTTCTGTTgtacttaatttgtatttagcaTAGCTCTACGCTTTTCGCATTGCATTCACTCTGGATTTCAGATAATCTTAGGTTTTATTCGTACTTTCCTTTCCTTCCAGAAACATGTTTGACAGACCAAACAAGGATGCTTTCTGTATAGTAACCCATTTTCTATTGGAAAAACTTAACCCATCCCGTTTCCATGATTCATACAGGTATGTTCAATGTTGGCGTTTTACTGGTGTAGCCTATTCATAGGGTTAAATAAGACATACGTGCCCAACTTCGTTGTTTACGAAACAATGTTTTCCATAATAACATTATGACCTTTCATTTTAAAAGACATTGCTGGCCAATTATGGATCACAAAGCAGATGCGGAATTCCGTAAAATCACGTGTGCATGGCTGCGAGATATAACGGTAAGGATCAATCATTTGTACGCTTTTGGTGATATTTGATAAAGTTGGCAAGCACATTATTTAGCTTGTAAGACATCTCACCACATGCAAAGCTACAAGAAGAGAAGGGGTTCAAACATTGCAGACATTACTAGACAGATCTTACCACCAATAATGGCCATTTAAGTGAGCACTTCACAGTACATCATCCATCATGCCTGGGCCTGTTTGGTTGAGTTGGTTTCAAAATATGGAACACAAGTTTAGAAATCTGAACTGACTGATGACATTTTCTTTTGAATTTCCAAATAGAAAACACCCAATGTTTGTTGCAGCAAATCTGAGAGAAAAGTTGTCAGTATTTGTCTGTTTTGTTCCGATAATCTCACTTGTTCTATGACTTGGGGCTAAGCATCTCGTCTAATCACGTGAACAGGATGAAAATGGCAGCGCAGGTCCCAAAGTAGTAGCATCGCTGTTCCTCTCACCTGGTGGGCCCAAGTTCATCAACTTGATGCTCTGGTTAGCCAATCATGTTATGCTGCAGGACATGAAGACACTCTCCACAGGTACGATTAGCCCATGtgttgtaacacacacacacacacacacacacacacacacacacacacacacacacacacacagacatagtcTGAAAACCACTATGccaggggtctccaaccctgttcctgaagAGATACCTGCCTGTAGATTTTTTTCCTTTCCAACCACACTTATTTAACCTGATTCAACACTAGTCACCTGATCAATCAGCTCATTATTAAaatcaggtgtgctagattagTGTTGGAGCATAAACCTACTGGGACccaggtagctctccaggaacagggatgGAGAGTCCTGCTCTGCTCCCCATATCACAGTCTCCTGTCTGGGGTGGTTTTGCTGTGTCGGCAGACGGCACGTGGGTCCCGGAGGCGGCCTGGAGTCCAGCCTCCTGTCCTGAGACAGCGGAGAAGCGTCTGTGTCTGGTGAGGAGCAGGTTCCTCAGGGCCGCGTTGCACCAGGACCAGCTGCTGCAGGAGTACCAGAGACAGGCCCAGTGAGTCTGCAACTCCTCCCAGAGGAGGAGCCacaatggagacacacacacacacacaagtggaccggctccttgactctgaccactgaaacaCAGTTAGAATGATCCCCTTTTGATACATGGTTCCAATGTTAAAATAATTATATTTGAACATGGTTTAAACTGGAGTTGAGAGCATTAAACCCTGATTGGTCTCCCTCTCAGGTCCCAGGTGAAGTCTCTGAGAGACAGACGAGCCGAAGACGCCAAGTATGAAGATCTGCTGAAGTAAGACCAAGATGTTTCCTGATGCTCCTAGTTACAGTTGAGGTTTctatcctgctgtctgtctgagccCCTCTCTGTCACCCAGGCTTCACAACCAGGACTCTGAACAGGACAGCACTGCTCTGGCTCAGAAGATCCAGAAGGTTCCCCTTCTTTTTACATTCACTTATATATACCAATACCATAGAGTATTGTCGTACTGCTTACATACCACTACTGGTACAGTTTAAACCTATACGTTTAAATCTCACCCTTTCACAGAGGGCcacttgtttaagatcattgtTCTATTGAAGTTCTGAGGTCCAGACTGGGTCTAGTTGACCAGTCAACCCTTCTAGTTGCTAGGTAGAGGCCAGAACCAGGCATAGCAAACTCCTCGACGGGGCGGTCTGCAGCAGTAGGGTCAGGGTTCGTATCTGTGGTCAGCTGATGTAGTTGTGTCCGGGCGGGCCAGGTGCGCTCCCTGTGGTCGAGGGTGGAGGCGGTGCTGTCGGCCCTGCAGCAGGAACGCCGTGTGGTGGAGAGCGTGCTccgaggagaggagggccagTACGTCCTGGACGGGAGAGACATGGACCTCCACATCCCCCCGGCCCTGCTGCGGAGAGTCGAGCACCTTCAGCTCCAAGTAAggatgtgctctgtgtgtgtgtgtgtgtgtgtgtgtggacactgtgtgtgtgtgtggacactgtgtgtgtggacactgtatgtgtgtgtgtgtgtgtgtgtgtggacactgtgtgtgtgtgtgtgtgtgtgtgtgtgtgtgtggacactgtgtgtgtgtggacactatGTGTGTggacactgtatgtgtgtgtgtgtgtgtggacactgtgtgtgtggacactgtatgtgtgtgtgtgtgtgtggacactgtgtgtgtgtgtggacactgtgtgtgtgtggacactgtatgtgtgtgtggacgctcTATTTTTTCTAAGGGGTGTATGAAATGTATACGTAGTTAAAACTCAACAATTTTTTCGTGTACGTTTAGAATTAAGATGTGTGACACGATCACGCCTTATACAGGTCGTAACCCCGGTAACCCCGTATACGTAACCGTACGTGTTCAGTGTTGACGGGCTGCCTCGTGTGTTccaggggggcgagggaggcgtGTACGAGGGGGGGCAGATGAACCTGCTGCGTACCCTGGAGCTGCTGACCCACGCCCTGCGCCtcctgggggaggagtgggCCCTGGCCTCCCGCCACggccccgcctccctcctccacccccgggGCTTCCAGGAGAAGAGCCAGGAGATGGCCCGCTCCCTGGAGAGCCTGCGTCTCATGAGGTACGTCCTGACCACACTCACGGCACGGGGAACTACGGTCGTGTCCAGGCGTCTGAGACCGCCTCGGACCGTCTTATGAAGGATGAGGAGGCCAGGCGTTCCGTGACATCACAAGAAGCTCTTTGGAACGTTGTCAGATGGTGCTGGGATCACGTGGGTCATCAGGGTTTGGAGTCGTACCTGCAGACCACGAGTCACCTTGTTGCCTGTTACTGAGTGTCTCCATGTCTGTTCCCGCCACGGCACCTGCAGGAAGAAGATCTCCCGGGAGGAGGTTCCGGAGGTGAAGAGCGTCATCAGGATgttggaggaggactgggagaggcGCTGGGCCCAGACCCTGAAGCagcaccccctcacctccttcctcaaCGAGGACCCTGTGAGTACCTCACCACACCTGTCCTCTGAGATCACACGAGATCACACCTGTCCTCTGAGATCACACGAGATCACACCTGTCCTCTGAGATCACACCTGTCCTATGACGTTTTTGGGAAGATTTCCACAAGGTCTTCAAAGTccacctctctcgctcccctcctctctctctctctctctctacccctcctctctctctctcccccccctctcttcaggCCCTTAACTTCCTGTCCCCCATGGCTCCTCTGTGTTTTGAAGCGTCCTCTGAGTCCAGCTCCAGATGCAGCATCTTCTCCCAGTACCCTGCCAAGCTCCTCGGTGCGTGAGCACTCACTAACACCGTACACACTCTGACAGCTGGCGCACCAGTACGgacgtgtgtgtaggggtgtgggtgggtgtgtgggtgtgtgtaggggtgtgggtgggtgtgtgggtgtgtgtaggggtgtgggtgggtgtgtgggtgtgtgtaggggtgtgggtgggtgtgtgggtgtgtgtaggggtgtgggtgggtgtgtgggtgtgtgtaggggtgtgggtgggtgtgtgggtgtgtgtaggggtgtgggtgggtgtgtgggtgtgtgtaggggtgtgggtgggtgtgtgggtgtgtgtaggggtgaggggagctTTCAGATACACTCAGGAACACATTTTCAGAATTAGTCAAAAGTAGCCTTCCTTGAATATGTGTTACTGAACGTGAATCTGCTTACAGAATTTTCCGAAGAGGGACCCACAGACAAGGACTCGGATCCTCTCAGAGCTGTCGCCGTGGTTACCGCCGCCGACAGCAGGTATGGAAAGATAACCCCGTTTATTACTGTCTCAGTGTCGACCTCTAGTGGCATCCGTGTGTTGGTGCACCTTTTCACTGTCCCAATCAGAGAAACTAATCTAGGAACTCTGTTTTCTTGTGTGCAGGTCCGGTCCTCCCGCTGGGGGCAGGACggcagctcctctctcccccagggggCGCTCTCCTCCCAGGACCACAACGCTCCTCACTCCAGCTGAACCCCCTCTGGCTGGCCTGGTCACCGTCCCAGCTCctgcccctgctcctgcccctgctcctgcccctgctcctgcccctgctcctgcccctgcccctgctcctgcccctgcccctgctcctcagAAGGTACAGGCATCTACTAACCTCATGCTCCCCATGAATCAAACCTTGATCTTCAAATTACAAGTAATTAGATGATGTGATTCCAAATGACAGCATATGGAAATATATTTCCATTAGTCAACAACACTTTTACTGGGAGGTGCATCTACAACAGACTGTGTAAAAGGCCTAGATCAGGTCTGGGACATGTGTTTGGGACATCTCCAGACTGTCTGGTACAGTTTAGGGGTTACTCATGTTTCCTGGTAACATGAATAGCAGATGGATGAAGTGAATCATCCTGTTACCCCCGACCTCTTCCCCCTCAGGTCAGCGTGTCGAAGCGCTCCCTACCTCATCCCCAGCTGTCGGCCGTGAAGAAGGCAGCTCAGATACTGGACTGGGAGTGTGACAACCTGGCAGACCAGGTAcagctctctgcctcctgccAAAGAGTGAtgctaagggagtcaggtggctgagcggttagggaagcaggctagtaatctgaaggttgccagttcgattcccaggccgtgccaaatgattgtgtccttgggcaaggcacttcaccctacttgcctctgggggaatgtccctgtacttactgtaagtcgctctggataagagcgtctgccagatgactaaatgtaagaagtTTTAGATTAACTGTTCGTTTCATTGTATCCAAATTATGGTTTTAATCTGtaatctttctgtgtgtgtgtccatgttagTTCTCAGAGGCTGTGACCACCAGTCCTGTAGGGGGCGGTGTTGGGGTGGAGCTGGGCAGCTTACTCAGTACGCTGGCAGCAGACCCGTTCTCCAGCAGGAAGCAGCTGCCTCGCACCCCGGACAGCCTGAGTGAGTACAGCTGTTCACCATCATGTCAGATCATTATAATATTATTCCAAGACACAGGCCTGTAGGGGGTTTGGTGTTCGTGTGGAGGGGGTGATGAAGGTGTGGTTCTCCAGTCAGGGACGTGAAGTCGTGCTGGAGGAaggcggtggaggagggggaggctcaGAAGGCCAGCAGACCTCAGCACGACAGCCTCCTCAACTACCTCAGCCCCCTCAGCGAGAGGCAGAAggccacccccagccccctcgtCCTGGCCC
The DNA window shown above is from Osmerus eperlanus chromosome 3, fOsmEpe2.1, whole genome shotgun sequence and carries:
- the haus6 gene encoding HAUS augmin-like complex subunit 6 isoform X1, which codes for MSNSQKTNGRYLWWALMGLGIQPEVAASHGASKGSIKHINLGPNMFDRPNKDAFCIVTHFLLEKLNPSRFHDSYRHCWPIMDHKADAEFRKITCAWLRDITDENGSAGPKVVASLFLSPGGPKFINLMLWLANHVMLQDMKTLSTDGTWVPEAAWSPASCPETAEKRLCLVRSRFLRAALHQDQLLQEYQRQAQSQVKSLRDRRAEDAKYEDLLKLHNQDSEQDSTALAQKIQKVRSLWSRVEAVLSALQQERRVVESVLRGEEGQYVLDGRDMDLHIPPALLRRVEHLQLQGGEGGVYEGGQMNLLRTLELLTHALRLLGEEWALASRHGPASLLHPRGFQEKSQEMARSLESLRLMRKKISREEVPEVKSVIRMLEEDWERRWAQTLKQHPLTSFLNEDPALNFLSPMAPLCFEASSESSSRCSIFSQYPAKLLEFSEEGPTDKDSDPLRAVAVVTAADSRSGPPAGGRTAAPLSPRGRSPPRTTTLLTPAEPPLAGLVTVPAPAPAPAPAPAPAPAPAPAPAPAPAPAPAPQKVSVSKRSLPHPQLSAVKKAAQILDWECDNLADQFSEAVTTSPVGGGVGVELGSLLSTLAADPFSSRKQLPRTPDSLIRDVKSCWRKAVEEGEAQKASRPQHDSLLNYLSPLSERQKATPSPLVLAPTPAPQHWASLPPPASSLSSSMQPLLSQNSLLLFSLDNETLPEPPCGNSLLSSEDEEGEGKEEDEEEGQLLLPHIPSLRAGVEPVLFAARKHVDRLQQAYAEASFTDAGKRAPEATPSPEATPGDRRDTGDWLMDTPGETATTETTNKVFSLDLEALGIPSTPRQEPYCLPLLVTFSPIDDM
- the haus6 gene encoding HAUS augmin-like complex subunit 6 isoform X2 codes for the protein MSNSQKTNGRYLWWALMGLGIQPEVAASHGASKGSIKHINLGPNMFDRPNKDAFCIVTHFLLEKLNPSRFHDSYRHCWPIMDHKADAEFRKITCAWLRDITDENGSAGPKVVASLFLSPGGPKFINLMLWLANHVMLQDMKTLSTDGTWVPEAAWSPASCPETAEKRLCLVRSRFLRAALHQDQLLQEYQRQAQSQVKSLRDRRAEDAKYEDLLKLHNQDSEQDSTALAQKIQKVRSLWSRVEAVLSALQQERRVVESVLRGEEGQYVLDGRDMDLHIPPALLRRVEHLQLQGGEGGVYEGGQMNLLRTLELLTHALRLLGEEWALASRHGPASLLHPRGFQEKSQEMARSLESLRLMRKKISREEVPEVKSVIRMLEEDWERRWAQTLKQHPLTSFLNEDPALNFLSPMAPLCFEASSESSSRCSIFSQYPAKLLEFSEEGPTDKDSDPLRAVAVVTAADSRSGPPAGGRTAAPLSPRGRSPPRTTTLLTPAEPPLAGLVTVPAPAPAPAPAPAPAPLPPQVSVSKRSLPHPQLSAVKKAAQILDWECDNLADQFSEAVTTSPVGGGVGVELGSLLSTLAADPFSSRKQLPRTPDSLIRDVKSCWRKAVEEGEAQKASRPQHDSLLNYLSPLSERQKATPSPLVLAPTPAPQHWASLPPPASSLSSSMQPLLSQNSLLLFSLDNETLPEPPCGNSLLSSEDEEGEGKEEDEEEGQLLLPHIPSLRAGVEPVLFAARKHVDRLQQAYAEASFTDAGKRAPEATPSPEATPGDRRDTGDWLMDTPGETATTETTNKVFSLDLEALGIPSTPRQEPYCLPLLVTFSPIDDM